A genome region from Manihot esculenta cultivar AM560-2 chromosome 5, M.esculenta_v8, whole genome shotgun sequence includes the following:
- the LOC110616165 gene encoding protein RADIALIS-like 3 isoform X1 yields MASSSSWTPKQNKLFENALAIYDKDTPDFWPNLARAVGGKTIEEVKRHYELLVEDVMQIEAGQVPLPNYRKAGKTYNNFIDQEQRLKGLKLQ; encoded by the exons ATGGCCTCAAGCTCGTCTTGGACTCCCAAGCAAAACAAATTGTTTGAGAATGCTTTGGCTATCTATGACAAGGACACCCCTGACTTCTGGCCCAATTTAGCCAGAGCTGTTGGTGGCAAAACCATTGAGGAGGTTAAGAGGCATTACGAGTTGCTGGTTGAAGATGTTATGCAGATTGAAGCTGGCCAAGTTCCCTTGCCCAATTACAGAAAAGCTGGCAAAACCTACAATAACTTCATAGATCAAGAACAAAG GCTGAAGGGGCTAAAGCTGCAGTGA
- the LOC110616165 gene encoding protein RADIALIS-like 3 isoform X2 has product MASSSSWTPKQNKLFENALAIYDKDTPDFWPNLARAVGGKTIEEVKRHYELLVEDVMQIEAGQVPLPNYRKAGKTYNNFIDQEQRQ; this is encoded by the exons ATGGCCTCAAGCTCGTCTTGGACTCCCAAGCAAAACAAATTGTTTGAGAATGCTTTGGCTATCTATGACAAGGACACCCCTGACTTCTGGCCCAATTTAGCCAGAGCTGTTGGTGGCAAAACCATTGAGGAGGTTAAGAGGCATTACGAGTTGCTGGTTGAAGATGTTATGCAGATTGAAGCTGGCCAAGTTCCCTTGCCCAATTACAGAAAAGCTGGCAAAACCTACAATAACTTCATAGATCAAGAACAAAG ACAATGA
- the LOC110615263 gene encoding probable LRR receptor-like serine/threonine-protein kinase At2g16250, translating into MEDTGRVLLCFVLILLFIQCSLAQQGFLNSSIEYTALLDLRSSLGLRGTDWPIKSDPCSKWNGIRCKNGRVTGINISGFRRTRIGRSNPRFSVDSLVNLTFLESFNASGFSLPGSIPSWFGYRLDSVQVLDLRSTSVTGPIPDSLGNLTRLNALHLSGNELTGSIPSTLGQLTQLSVLDLSRNSLTGQLPTTFAFLSNLSRLDLSSNYLTGSIPAALGNISLEALNLSDNNLADSIPAELGNLSQLVELNLTKNSLSGSLPVELAGLKNLVRMEIGDNGLEGGLSDDMFSSLDNLQVVVLSRNKLDGALPKTLLSLPNLRVLDVSYNNFTGDLSSFSSNSNVSGVLFNLSHNMLYGTLVFSFGNFSLIDLSANYIQGKVPDGSQSNISLHRNCLQAVSNQRSLGDCKLFYAERGLSFDNFGAPEPTEPPLPEPVPASKKRSKRWIYILVGLFGGIGFIVILVLIIVVVLRKCDKSIANQAEGDSPSLPKDPVILSGLRDSFTYEQLLCSTGEFGDAHLIKSGHSGDLFWGFLVGGTPIVVKKVNLHSLKKESYMMELELFSKCSHTRLVPLLGHCSENENDKLLVYKYMPNGDLASSLYRVSDFEDDSVQSLDWITRLKIAIGAAEGLSYLHHECNPPLVHRDIQASSILLDDKFEVRLGSLSEVSIQEGDSHHKVLTRFLRKPQSSEPGPSGSGSSSVTCAHDVYCFGKVLLELITGKLGISKTDDVNTREWLEHTLACISIYDKELLMKIIDPSLILDEDLLEEVWAMAIVAKSCLNPKPLKRPPMKYILKALENPLKVVREESYSSGRLRTTSSRRSWSAAFFGSWRHSSSENAPFPGHTIREGVCGSKQTARVGSHGSGGLEQTYSNKRLSNEIFPEPLDMQDVEQQDEH; encoded by the exons ATGGAAGACACTGGACGAGTTCTGCTCTGTTTCGTTCTTATTCTGTTATTCATTCAGTGTTCACTAGCACAGCAAGGCTTCTTGAACTCCAGCATCGAATATACAGCTTTGCTTGATCTTCGGTCATCTTTAGGACTCAGAGGCACAGACTGGCCTATAAAATCCGATCCCTGTAGCAAGTGGAATGGAATTCGGTGCAAGAACGGCCGGGTCACCGGAATCAACATTTCCGGGTTCAGACGGACCCGCATTGGGCGTTCAAATCCTCGTTTCAGCGTTGATTCTCTCGTTAATTTGACATTTCTCGAGTCTTTTAATGCTTCTGGGTTTTCACTTCCCGGTTCGATACCTTCCTGGTTCGGTTACAGGCTTGATTCGGTGCAAGTACTCGATCTCCGGTCTACTTCAGTGACCGGTCCGATTCCAGATTCTCTCGGTAATTTGACTAGACTAAATGCTTTACATTTATCTGGCAATGAGCTTACCGGTAGTATCCCCTCTACATTGGGCCAATTAACGCAATTATCAGTTCTTGATCTTTCGAGAAATTCCCTCACTGGGCAATTGCCTACTACTTTTGCATTTCTTAGCAATTTGTCAAGGCTCGACCTTTCTTCCAATTACTTAACTGGGTCAATTCCAGCGGCTTTGGGTAACATTAGTCTGGAAGCCTTGAATTTATCAGACAATAATCTAGCAGATTCAATTCCTGCGGAACTGGGTAACCTTTCTCAATTGGTTGAGCTTAATCTTACCAAAAACTCGTTATCTGGGTCATTGCCTGTAGAGTTAGCAGGGTTGAAGAATTTGGTACGCATGGAAATTGGGGATAATGGACTAGAGGGTGGATTGTCAGATGATATGTTTTCCAGTCTTGACAATTTGCAAGTTGTCGTTTTAAGTAGGAATAAACTTGATGGTGCTCTTCCTAAGACATTGTTGTCATTGCCAAACTTGCGTGTTCTCGATGTTTCTTATAACAACTTCACAGGTGATCTGTCGAGTTTTAGTTCAAATAGTAATGTTAGTGGTGTGTTGTTCAATCTTTCACATAATATGTTATATGGAACTCTGGTTTTTTCATTTGGgaattttagtttgattgatCTTTCTGCTAATTATATCCAAGGAAAGGTTCCTGATGGTAGTCAAAGCAATATTAGCCTTCACAGGAACTGTCTTCAGGCCGTGTCGAACCAGAGGAGTTTGGGTGattgtaaattattttatgctgAGAGAGGCTTAAGTTTTGATAATTTTGGAGCTCCAGAACCAACAGAACCCCCATTACCTGAACCTGTGCCTGCTTCAAAAAAGAGGAGCAAACGATGGATTTACATTTTGGTTGGATTGTTTGGTGGAATTGGCTTCATTGTGATTTTGGTACTGATTATAGTAGTTGTGCTGCGGAAGTGTGATAAGAGCATAGCAAATCAGGCAGAAGGAGATAGCCCTTCACTTCCCAAGGATCCTGTTATTTTATCTGGTTTAAGAGATTCATTCACTTATGAACAATTACTTTGTTCAACAGGTGAATTTGGTGATGCACATCTCATCAAGTCTGGTCACTCTGGGGATCTCTTCTGGGGTTTTCTAGTCGGAGGAACTCCCATAGTtgttaaaaaagtaaatttgcATTCTTTGAAGAAGGAATCATATATGATGGAATTAGAATTGTTCAGCAAGTGTTCACATACAAGATTGGTCCCACTCCTGGGGCATTGTTCAGAGAATGAAAATGACAAGCTTCTGGTCTATAAATATATGCCAAATGGAGACTTGGCTAGTTCCTTGTATAGGGTAAGTGATTTTGAGGATGACAGTGTACAGTCCCTAGATTGGATTACAAGATTAAAAATTGCTATAGGAGCTGCTGAAGGTCTTTCTTATCTGCATCATGAATGTAACCCTCCCCTTGTTCATAG AGATATTCAAGCAAGCAGTATCCTTCTTGATGATAAGTTTGAGGTGAGACTTGGAAGCTTGAGCGAGGTCAGTATCCAGGAAGGGGATTCACACCACAAAGTGCTTACTAGGTTCTTGCGGAAACCACA ATCCTCTGAACCAGGCCCTTCAGGCTCAG GTTCATCATCAGTGACTTGTGCtcatgatgtgtactgtttcgGAAAGGTCTTGCTCGAGCTTATAACAGGCAAACTGGGCATCAGTAAAACGGATGATGTCAACACGAGGGAGTGGCTAGAACACACACTGGCATGTATCAGCATATATGACAAGGAACTGTTGATGAAGATTATCGACCCGTCTTTGATCCTAGACGAAGATTTGTTGGAAGAGGTATGGGCCATGGCGATCGTGGCTAAATCATGCCTTAATCCGAAGCCTTTGAAGCGTCCCCCTATGAAGTATATACTCAAAGCATTAGAAAACCCGTTGAAAGTTGTGAGGGAGGAGAGTTACAGTTCAGGAAGACTGAGAACAACTTCATCTAGGAGATCCTGGAGTGCTGCCTTTTTCGGCAGTTGGCGACACAGCTCATCAGAAAATGCCCCTTTCCCAGGCCATACTATCCGCGAAGGTGTCTGCGGCTCAAAGCAGACAGCAAGAGTAGGATCTCATGGCAGTGGTGGACTTGAACAAACATATTCTAATAAAAGGTTATCCAATGAAATTTTTCCCGAGCCACTTGATATGCAAGATGTAGAGCAGCAGGATGAGCATTGA
- the LOC110615820 gene encoding 5'-nucleotidase domain-containing protein 4 isoform X1: MSRSQLTTSLPTSNRTFLLVSDSSSSSSSSSSLFFHQFTPPRCLYNSTMRVPRRPVSFCLSFFSLEFFPPYSSWVTFNSGILGKSNRFISKTRGIHTRGVNHLCASYTMDEGNKAVLADKASQFQHVAGNEGAREPCIWSSPDGFRKIEIGKQIFCNRSLNMRNILAVGFDMDYTLAQYKPETFESLAYEGTIRKLVYDLGYPGELLEWSFDWKYMVRGLVLDKKRGNILKMDRHKYVKVAYHGFREMSKEEKVGTYGSTLIRDSFDEPDYALIDTLFSLAEAYLFAQLVDFKDNNPGKVPEGVDYACMYKDVRAAVDLCHRDGTLKQMVAKDPKRYINEDTSIVPMLKMLRDSGRSTFLVTNSLWDYTNIVMNFLCGSHMLYGSRTSNFDWLKYFDVVITGSAKPGFFHEDNRANLFEVEPESGMLRNTDNGNPMPQVVHLCNTYFATYMLSLIKFSFLEKVGNSSPKIVLKESSAPYRIFQGGSVGHLHKLLSIESSSQVLYVGDHIYGDILRSKKVLGWRTMLVVPELEREVELLWGLRDSRKQLRLMRNERDRIEDQIHHLKWSLKFEDLDADQKQTMSDTIEELESQRDQVRISHQQAQRECHQRFHKIWGQLMKTGYQNSRFAHQVERFACLYTSQVSNLSLYSPDKYYRPSEDFMPHEFDILPV; encoded by the exons ATGTCTCGTTCCCAGCTCACAACTTCTTTGCCCACTAGTAATCGCACATTTCTTCTGGTATCCGattcgtcttcttcttcttcttcttcttcttcgttaTTTTTTCATCAGTTCACTCCCCCGAGATGCCTATATAACTCCACGATGCGAGTTCCCAGGAGGCCTGTTTCCTTTTGCCTTTCATTCTTTTCTCTCGAGTTTTTCCCTCCTTATTCTTCTTGGGTTACCTTTAATTCAGGAATTCTCGGGAAATCCAATCGTTTTATTTCAAAAACCAGAGGAATTCACACCAGAG GTGTTAATCATTTGTGTGCCAGCTATACAATGGATGAGGGTAACAAGGCCGTTTTAGCTGACAAGGCATCTCAGTTTCAGCATGTGGCTGGCAATGAAGGTGCTCGAGAACCATGTATATGGTCGTCTCCTGATGGATTTCGTAAAATCGAAATTGGAAAACAGATCTTCTGCAACAGATCACTGAATATGAGGAATATTTTAGCTGTAGGCTTTGATATGGATTACACACTGGCACAGTACAAACCTGAAACCTTCGAGTCCCTTGCATATGAAGGCACAATCAGAAAATTGGTGTACGATCTGGGTTATCCTGGAGAG TTGCTAGAGTGGTCATTTGATTGGAAATACATGGTCAGAGGTTTGGTTCTTGATAAGAAGAGAGGCAATATTTTGAAG ATGGATCGCCATAAATATGTGAAAGTGGCATACCATGGATTTCGAGAGATGTCCAAGGAAGAAAAAGTCGGTACCTATGGAAGTACTCTGATACGAGATTCTTTTGATGAGCCTGATTATGCACTCATTGATACTCTATTTTCATTAGCTGAGGCCTACTTGTTTGCCCAGCTTGTTGACTTTAAGGACAATAATCCAGGAAAAGTTCCAGAGGGAGTCGA TTATGCTTGTATGTACAAAGATGTTCGAGCTGCAGTTGATTTGTGCCATCGTGATGGAACTTTAAAGCAAATGGTTGCAAAAGATCCAAAAAG GTATATCAATGAGGATACATCTATAGTTCCCATGCTCAAGATGCTCCGAGATTCTGGTCGTTCTACATTCTTGGTGACAAATAG TTTATGGGACTATACAAACATTGTGATGAATTTTCTGTGTGGATCCCACATGTTGTATGGTAGTAGAACTTCCAATTTTGATTGGCTTAAGTACTTTGATGTTGTCATCACGGGCAG TGCAAAACCAGGCTTCTTCCATGAGGATAATCGTGCTAATCTTTTTGAGGTTGAACCTGAATCTGGAATGCTTCGCAATACTGATAATGGCAATCCAATGCCTCAGGTTGTACATCTTTGCAACACTTATTTTGCTACTTATATGCTTtcactaattaaattttcatttcttgAAAAGGTGGGAAATAGTTCACCAAAGATAGTACTGAAGGAATCAAGTGCGCCTTATCGAATTTTTCAG GGAGGCAGTGTTGGTCATCTTCATAAATTGCTCTCAATTGAGTCAAGTTCACAG GTTCTTTATGTGGGAGATCATATTTATGGAGATATTCTACGCAGCAAAAAGGTTCTTG GTTGGAGAACAATGCTTGTTGTCCCAGAGCTTGAGCGTGAGGTTGAACTTCTTTGGGGCTTAAGGGACTCACGGAAG CAACTTAGATTGATGAGGAATGAACGTGATCGAATTGAAGACCAAATACATCATCTGAAGTGGTCTCTTAA ATTTGAAGATCTTGATGCTGATCAGAAGCAGACTATGTCAGATACAATAGAAGAACTGGAG TCTCAAAGGGATCAAGTAAGAATAAGTCACCAACAGGCTCAACGAGAATGTCACCAAAGG TTCCACAAGATCTGGGGTCAACTAATGAAGACTGGTTATCAAAATTCTCGGTTTGCTCATCag GTTGAGAGATTTGCCTGCCTTTATACCAGCCAAGTTTCCAACTTAAGCCTGTATTCCCCGGACAAATATTACAGACCAAGTGAAGACTTCATGCCTCATGAATTTGATATTCTGCCCGTGTGA
- the LOC110615820 gene encoding 5'-nucleotidase domain-containing protein 4 isoform X2 translates to MSRSQLTTSLPTSNRTFLLVSDSSSSSSSSSSLFFHQFTPPRCLYNSTMRVPRRPVSFCLSFFSLEFFPPYSSWVTFNSGILGKSNRFISKTRGIHTRGVNHLCASYTMDEGNKAVLADKASQFQHVAGNEGAREPCIWSSPDGFRKIEIGKQIFCNRSLNMRNILAVGFDMDYTLAQYKPETFESLAYEGTIRKLVYDLGYPGELLEWSFDWKYMVRGLVLDKKRGNILKMDRHKYVKVAYHGFREMSKEEKVGTYGSTLIRDSFDEPDYALIDTLFSLAEAYLFAQLVDFKDNNPGKVPEGVDYACMYKDVRAAVDLCHRDGTLKQMVAKDPKRYINEDTSIVPMLKMLRDSGRSTFLVTNSLWDYTNIVMNFLCGSHMLYGSRTSNFDWLKYFDVVITGSAKPGFFHEDNRANLFEVEPESGMLRNTDNGNPMPQVGNSSPKIVLKESSAPYRIFQGGSVGHLHKLLSIESSSQVLYVGDHIYGDILRSKKVLGWRTMLVVPELEREVELLWGLRDSRKQLRLMRNERDRIEDQIHHLKWSLKFEDLDADQKQTMSDTIEELESQRDQVRISHQQAQRECHQRFHKIWGQLMKTGYQNSRFAHQVERFACLYTSQVSNLSLYSPDKYYRPSEDFMPHEFDILPV, encoded by the exons ATGTCTCGTTCCCAGCTCACAACTTCTTTGCCCACTAGTAATCGCACATTTCTTCTGGTATCCGattcgtcttcttcttcttcttcttcttcttcgttaTTTTTTCATCAGTTCACTCCCCCGAGATGCCTATATAACTCCACGATGCGAGTTCCCAGGAGGCCTGTTTCCTTTTGCCTTTCATTCTTTTCTCTCGAGTTTTTCCCTCCTTATTCTTCTTGGGTTACCTTTAATTCAGGAATTCTCGGGAAATCCAATCGTTTTATTTCAAAAACCAGAGGAATTCACACCAGAG GTGTTAATCATTTGTGTGCCAGCTATACAATGGATGAGGGTAACAAGGCCGTTTTAGCTGACAAGGCATCTCAGTTTCAGCATGTGGCTGGCAATGAAGGTGCTCGAGAACCATGTATATGGTCGTCTCCTGATGGATTTCGTAAAATCGAAATTGGAAAACAGATCTTCTGCAACAGATCACTGAATATGAGGAATATTTTAGCTGTAGGCTTTGATATGGATTACACACTGGCACAGTACAAACCTGAAACCTTCGAGTCCCTTGCATATGAAGGCACAATCAGAAAATTGGTGTACGATCTGGGTTATCCTGGAGAG TTGCTAGAGTGGTCATTTGATTGGAAATACATGGTCAGAGGTTTGGTTCTTGATAAGAAGAGAGGCAATATTTTGAAG ATGGATCGCCATAAATATGTGAAAGTGGCATACCATGGATTTCGAGAGATGTCCAAGGAAGAAAAAGTCGGTACCTATGGAAGTACTCTGATACGAGATTCTTTTGATGAGCCTGATTATGCACTCATTGATACTCTATTTTCATTAGCTGAGGCCTACTTGTTTGCCCAGCTTGTTGACTTTAAGGACAATAATCCAGGAAAAGTTCCAGAGGGAGTCGA TTATGCTTGTATGTACAAAGATGTTCGAGCTGCAGTTGATTTGTGCCATCGTGATGGAACTTTAAAGCAAATGGTTGCAAAAGATCCAAAAAG GTATATCAATGAGGATACATCTATAGTTCCCATGCTCAAGATGCTCCGAGATTCTGGTCGTTCTACATTCTTGGTGACAAATAG TTTATGGGACTATACAAACATTGTGATGAATTTTCTGTGTGGATCCCACATGTTGTATGGTAGTAGAACTTCCAATTTTGATTGGCTTAAGTACTTTGATGTTGTCATCACGGGCAG TGCAAAACCAGGCTTCTTCCATGAGGATAATCGTGCTAATCTTTTTGAGGTTGAACCTGAATCTGGAATGCTTCGCAATACTGATAATGGCAATCCAATGCCTCAG GTGGGAAATAGTTCACCAAAGATAGTACTGAAGGAATCAAGTGCGCCTTATCGAATTTTTCAG GGAGGCAGTGTTGGTCATCTTCATAAATTGCTCTCAATTGAGTCAAGTTCACAG GTTCTTTATGTGGGAGATCATATTTATGGAGATATTCTACGCAGCAAAAAGGTTCTTG GTTGGAGAACAATGCTTGTTGTCCCAGAGCTTGAGCGTGAGGTTGAACTTCTTTGGGGCTTAAGGGACTCACGGAAG CAACTTAGATTGATGAGGAATGAACGTGATCGAATTGAAGACCAAATACATCATCTGAAGTGGTCTCTTAA ATTTGAAGATCTTGATGCTGATCAGAAGCAGACTATGTCAGATACAATAGAAGAACTGGAG TCTCAAAGGGATCAAGTAAGAATAAGTCACCAACAGGCTCAACGAGAATGTCACCAAAGG TTCCACAAGATCTGGGGTCAACTAATGAAGACTGGTTATCAAAATTCTCGGTTTGCTCATCag GTTGAGAGATTTGCCTGCCTTTATACCAGCCAAGTTTCCAACTTAAGCCTGTATTCCCCGGACAAATATTACAGACCAAGTGAAGACTTCATGCCTCATGAATTTGATATTCTGCCCGTGTGA
- the LOC110615820 gene encoding 5'-nucleotidase domain-containing protein 4 isoform X3, whose protein sequence is MDEGNKAVLADKASQFQHVAGNEGAREPCIWSSPDGFRKIEIGKQIFCNRSLNMRNILAVGFDMDYTLAQYKPETFESLAYEGTIRKLVYDLGYPGELLEWSFDWKYMVRGLVLDKKRGNILKMDRHKYVKVAYHGFREMSKEEKVGTYGSTLIRDSFDEPDYALIDTLFSLAEAYLFAQLVDFKDNNPGKVPEGVDYACMYKDVRAAVDLCHRDGTLKQMVAKDPKRYINEDTSIVPMLKMLRDSGRSTFLVTNSLWDYTNIVMNFLCGSHMLYGSRTSNFDWLKYFDVVITGSAKPGFFHEDNRANLFEVEPESGMLRNTDNGNPMPQVGNSSPKIVLKESSAPYRIFQGGSVGHLHKLLSIESSSQVLYVGDHIYGDILRSKKVLGWRTMLVVPELEREVELLWGLRDSRKQLRLMRNERDRIEDQIHHLKWSLKFEDLDADQKQTMSDTIEELESQRDQVRISHQQAQRECHQRFHKIWGQLMKTGYQNSRFAHQVERFACLYTSQVSNLSLYSPDKYYRPSEDFMPHEFDILPV, encoded by the exons ATGGATGAGGGTAACAAGGCCGTTTTAGCTGACAAGGCATCTCAGTTTCAGCATGTGGCTGGCAATGAAGGTGCTCGAGAACCATGTATATGGTCGTCTCCTGATGGATTTCGTAAAATCGAAATTGGAAAACAGATCTTCTGCAACAGATCACTGAATATGAGGAATATTTTAGCTGTAGGCTTTGATATGGATTACACACTGGCACAGTACAAACCTGAAACCTTCGAGTCCCTTGCATATGAAGGCACAATCAGAAAATTGGTGTACGATCTGGGTTATCCTGGAGAG TTGCTAGAGTGGTCATTTGATTGGAAATACATGGTCAGAGGTTTGGTTCTTGATAAGAAGAGAGGCAATATTTTGAAG ATGGATCGCCATAAATATGTGAAAGTGGCATACCATGGATTTCGAGAGATGTCCAAGGAAGAAAAAGTCGGTACCTATGGAAGTACTCTGATACGAGATTCTTTTGATGAGCCTGATTATGCACTCATTGATACTCTATTTTCATTAGCTGAGGCCTACTTGTTTGCCCAGCTTGTTGACTTTAAGGACAATAATCCAGGAAAAGTTCCAGAGGGAGTCGA TTATGCTTGTATGTACAAAGATGTTCGAGCTGCAGTTGATTTGTGCCATCGTGATGGAACTTTAAAGCAAATGGTTGCAAAAGATCCAAAAAG GTATATCAATGAGGATACATCTATAGTTCCCATGCTCAAGATGCTCCGAGATTCTGGTCGTTCTACATTCTTGGTGACAAATAG TTTATGGGACTATACAAACATTGTGATGAATTTTCTGTGTGGATCCCACATGTTGTATGGTAGTAGAACTTCCAATTTTGATTGGCTTAAGTACTTTGATGTTGTCATCACGGGCAG TGCAAAACCAGGCTTCTTCCATGAGGATAATCGTGCTAATCTTTTTGAGGTTGAACCTGAATCTGGAATGCTTCGCAATACTGATAATGGCAATCCAATGCCTCAG GTGGGAAATAGTTCACCAAAGATAGTACTGAAGGAATCAAGTGCGCCTTATCGAATTTTTCAG GGAGGCAGTGTTGGTCATCTTCATAAATTGCTCTCAATTGAGTCAAGTTCACAG GTTCTTTATGTGGGAGATCATATTTATGGAGATATTCTACGCAGCAAAAAGGTTCTTG GTTGGAGAACAATGCTTGTTGTCCCAGAGCTTGAGCGTGAGGTTGAACTTCTTTGGGGCTTAAGGGACTCACGGAAG CAACTTAGATTGATGAGGAATGAACGTGATCGAATTGAAGACCAAATACATCATCTGAAGTGGTCTCTTAA ATTTGAAGATCTTGATGCTGATCAGAAGCAGACTATGTCAGATACAATAGAAGAACTGGAG TCTCAAAGGGATCAAGTAAGAATAAGTCACCAACAGGCTCAACGAGAATGTCACCAAAGG TTCCACAAGATCTGGGGTCAACTAATGAAGACTGGTTATCAAAATTCTCGGTTTGCTCATCag GTTGAGAGATTTGCCTGCCTTTATACCAGCCAAGTTTCCAACTTAAGCCTGTATTCCCCGGACAAATATTACAGACCAAGTGAAGACTTCATGCCTCATGAATTTGATATTCTGCCCGTGTGA
- the LOC110615529 gene encoding uncharacterized protein LOC110615529, whose protein sequence is MTPLLRLTSTFSSTHSFMLLSSSKPPISKQKLFTKSQESHLHLTSPINISRRDVALLSFLALVPFLSQPAPATAFSIGISGPKDWLKEQKKKASKFLLAPIDASREILRSAYLSLTTSEVEYTPKELEEFQRLLRSAARDCIPQERNSFVAFQANTGVEVCTFRLIVKNASSLLDKEDPAKLEAEAMLNDLIRSFTSLNGLVNETGIQDTSNRKKVADALMNTISSLNKFEQGVKYCLEV, encoded by the exons ATGACACCGCTGCTCAGGCTCACCTCGACCTTCAGCTCCACTCACTCTTTTATGCTACTATCGTCTTCGAAACCCCCGATCTCGAAGCAAAAGCTATTCACGAAGAGCCAGGAAAGCCACCTTCATCTCACATCTCCGATCAACATCTCTCGGAGAGACGTTGCTTTGCTCTCTTTCCTCGCTCTTGTCCCTTTCCTCTcgcaacctgctcctgctactGCATTTTCCATCGGCATTT CAGGACCTAAGGACTGGCTTAAGGAGCAAAAGAAGAAAGCCTCGAAGTTCCTCTTGGCACCTATCGATGCTTCCCGAGAAATCCTTCGCTCTGCGTATCTCTCACTCA CGACGAGTGAAGTGGAGTATACGCCTAAGGAATTAGAGGAATTTCAAAGGCTGTTAAGATCTGCTGCTAGGGACTGTATTCCGCAAGAGAGGAATTCGTTTGTTGCGTTTCAGGCCAATACCGGAGTTGAG GTTTGCACATTCCGGTTGATTGTGAAAAATGCATCTTCTTTGCTTGATAAAGAGGACCCTGCAAAGTTGGAAGCTGAAGCTATGCTAAATGATCTTATAAG ATCTTTCACTTCTCTCAATGGTCTAGTGAATGAAACTGGCATTCAAGATACTTCCAATAG GAAGAAGGTAGCTGACGCACTCATGAATACTATATCTTCGCTGAACAAATTTGAGCAGGGTGTAAAGTACTGCCTTGAagtttga